The Natronoarchaeum mannanilyticum nucleotide sequence CGGCCGGCGTGCTGACGTTCGTGGGCGCGTTCGTCGCGGGCGGCGTCGTCGCTCGGCCGGTCGACGCCGGAGCGGCGATCGCGGCCACGATGCTGGCGACCGGCGCCGGGAACGCGATCAACGACTACTTCGACCGAGAGATAGATCGCATCAACCAGCCCGATCGGCCCATCCCGCGGGGCGCCGTGAGCCCGCGGGGCGCGCTGGCGTTCAGCCTGGCGCTGTTCGTCGGCGCGATCGCGCTGGCGCTGACGCTGCCGCGGCTCGCGCTGGCGATCGCGGCGGTCAACCTGCTCGCGCTGATCGCGTACACGAAACTGTTCAAGGGGCTGCCGGGTGTTGGCAACGCGGTCGTGGCGTACCTCGGCGGAAGCGCGTTCCTGTTCGGCGGCGCCGCCGTCGGGAACGTCGGCCCGTCGGCCGTGCTGTTCGCGCTCGCCGCGCTGTCGACGCTGACCCGTGAGATCGTCAAGGACGTCGAGGACGTCGCCGGCGACCGCGAGGAGGGGCTCAACACCCTACCGATCGCGATCGGGGAGCGCCGTTCGCTCCACGTCGCCGCCGCGCTGCTGGTCGTGGCCGTCGCGGCGAGCCCGCTGCCCTACCTCCTCGAGATCTTCGGCGCGGCGTATCTCCTGGTCGTGGTGCCGGCCGACGCCGTGATGCTGCTGGCAGTGGCCAAAAGTTACACCGATCCGACCGCCGGTCAGGAGTACCTCAAGTACGGAATGTTCGTCGCGGCGCTGGCATTCGTGGTCGGTCGCGCCGCCGTCGTCGCGGGGGCGCAAGCGTAGGGTCTCGGCGCGCAGGCGGCAAGAATCCGGTCTGACACTCGAGTAATCAAAAGTAATATATGGCGGTCACTGTAGGTTAACATCAAGACTCTCCGCGACACGACAGCCGACGTCAGGCTGTCGCCGGCACACGAG carries:
- a CDS encoding geranylgeranylglycerol-phosphate geranylgeranyltransferase, coding for MNVGARIRGYVEVTRPGNAVAAGVLTFVGAFVAGGVVARPVDAGAAIAATMLATGAGNAINDYFDREIDRINQPDRPIPRGAVSPRGALAFSLALFVGAIALALTLPRLALAIAAVNLLALIAYTKLFKGLPGVGNAVVAYLGGSAFLFGGAAVGNVGPSAVLFALAALSTLTREIVKDVEDVAGDREEGLNTLPIAIGERRSLHVAAALLVVAVAASPLPYLLEIFGAAYLLVVVPADAVMLLAVAKSYTDPTAGQEYLKYGMFVAALAFVVGRAAVVAGAQA